The genomic window GCGCGCCACGAGCACGTCGTCGGCTACTTCGCCGGTCACACCCACACCAACCGGGTGCGGCGCTTCGGCGCCGCCCACCACCGGCCCTTCGTCGAGGTGGCGTGCACGAAGGACTACCCGGGAGCCTGGGCCGAGTACCGCATCTACGAGGGGGGCTACACCCAGGTCATGCGTCGAGTGCTGGCTCCGGCCGCGTTCGATTGGGCCGAACGCTGCCGCTCGATGATCCAGGGCGTCTACGGCGAGCTCGTCCTCGGCGGGATCGAGCACCGCTGCTTCGCCGAGCGGTTCTGAGCCGCCGGCGGCGGGACGCGACGCGCCCCGAGGAGGGTTCGGCGTAGAGATCCCGGCCCGGCTGCCGGGCGCCCCAACGGCCTCCTCGGGACGCGAATGCGCACAGTATCCACCATTGTCCACAGTTTTTCCACTTCCCTGACCGGGTTCTCCACCGTGGCTGTGGACAACCGGCCCCAGGCGGCGCCGGACCCCGCGGGTGGCAGGCCGGGGGGCGAACCGGCCGCGCGAGACTGCGGGCCGAAAGGGGGGGCGAGGTGCCGCAGGTGACGTCGGAGGAGCTGGCCCGGGCCGTGGCCGGGCAGACGGTCGCGACCCGCTTCCGGGACACGGTGGCCGCCCGGGGCGACGCCGTGGCCCTGCGGTGGCGGACCGGAGAGGGCTGGGGCGAATGGACCTGGGCCGATTACGCCGATCGGGCCTGCCGGCTGGCGGCGGCGCTCGAAGGGCTCGGCGTCGGACCCGGCGACCGGGTCGTCCTGATGATGCGGAACCGGCCCGAGTTCCACGTCGCCGACGTGGCGTCGGTCCTGGTCGGCGCGACCCCGGTGTCGATCTACAACTCGTCAGCGCCGGAGCAGGTCCAGTACCTCACCCAGCACTCGGGGGCAGTGGCGGCGATCGTCGAGGACGTCGGGTACCTCGAGCGGCTCCTCAAGGTGCGCGACGAGCTGCCGGCTCTCGCGCACATCGCCGTCATCGACGACGACGGCCGCGCCCCCGACGAAGTCCTCCACTTCGAGGAGCTGTGTCGCGGGAGCGCCGTCGACCTGGACGTCGCCGCGGCGAGGCCGCGACCCGAGGACCTGGCCACGGTCATCTACACCTCCGGGACGACCGGCCCGCCGAAGGGCGTCATGATCGACCACGCCAACGTGGTGTGGACGGTCGAGAGCTTGCGGCGCACCCTGCCGATCGACCCCACCGGCTTCCGGGTCGTGTCGTACCTGCCGATGGCGCACATCGCCGAGCGGATGGTGTCCCACTACTGGGGCGTCGTCTTCGGCTACGAGGTCACCACCTGCCCGGAACCGTCGCTCCTCTCGCAGTACCTCCCCGAGGTCCGCCCGCAGCTGCTGTTCGCGGTGCCCCGGGTGTGGGAGAAGATGCACGCCGGGGTGCTCGCGATCTCGGGTCGGGACGCCGAGGGACGGCGGGCGCTCGACGCCGCGCTCGCGGTCGGGGAGCGCGAGCAGGAGCATCGAGCCCGGGGCGAGCCGCTGCCCGAGGCGCTGGCGGCCGAGTACCGGGCCCACGCGCCGACGCTCGCGTTCGTTCGCGAGACCCTCGGCGTCGACGCGGTGCAGGCCGCGCTCAGCGGGGCGGCACCGCTCCCTCGCGAGGTCCTCGTCTTCTTCCGGTCGCTCGGCCTCGAGCTGTCGGAGATCTACGGGCTGTCCGAGTCGTCCGGGCCCATGACGTGGGAGCCGTTTCGAGTCAAGGTCGGCACCGTCGGACGCGCCATCCCCGGCTGCGG from Acidimicrobiia bacterium includes these protein-coding regions:
- a CDS encoding long-chain fatty acid--CoA ligase, with protein sequence MTSEELARAVAGQTVATRFRDTVAARGDAVALRWRTGEGWGEWTWADYADRACRLAAALEGLGVGPGDRVVLMMRNRPEFHVADVASVLVGATPVSIYNSSAPEQVQYLTQHSGAVAAIVEDVGYLERLLKVRDELPALAHIAVIDDDGRAPDEVLHFEELCRGSAVDLDVAAARPRPEDLATVIYTSGTTGPPKGVMIDHANVVWTVESLRRTLPIDPTGFRVVSYLPMAHIAERMVSHYWGVVFGYEVTTCPEPSLLSQYLPEVRPQLLFAVPRVWEKMHAGVLAISGRDAEGRRALDAALAVGEREQEHRARGEPLPEALAAEYRAHAPTLAFVRETLGVDAVQAALSGAAPLPREVLVFFRSLGLELSEIYGLSESSGPMTWEPFRVKVGTVGRAIPGCGVRLAEDGEVLARGGNIFRGYLNDAERTAEALDEEGWLHSGDIGQLDADGYLRIVDRKKELIITAGGKNISPANIEAALKASPLIGQACVIGDGRPFVSALLVLDPEVTPAWAKTHGVDADSLEALAHDPAVHAEVEREVGAANERFSSVERVKRFTVLGQEWLPDSEELTPTMKLKRRGIHAKYADEIEAMYDQPR